In Prionailurus bengalensis isolate Pbe53 chromosome D4, Fcat_Pben_1.1_paternal_pri, whole genome shotgun sequence, the DNA window TTGTACGTACatacacacaagtacacacatgCTCGTAAGCACATGCACCCAAgtacacacaggtgcacacacacgtgcctgcacacacacagctcAGGAACGAGGAACAGAGCTTGATCCCAAAGGCCTAGGCACAGTCCCACTCCGGGTGTCGGAGTGGCAATGCCTGGAATCTTCCAGACGCCAGGCTGTGGGCCAGCCCACCTTGGTGATGAAGTCTTCCTGGGAACACAGCTTGTCAATGTAGCTGAGAAGACCCGGGTCCAGGTAGATGGCGTCCTCGTCCTGCCGTGGCTCCTCTCCGTCCTGTCCCCATTCACCCGCTAGCGCCCCCGGGGCTGAGCAGGCAGGCCCCAGCAGCCCCTCCATGATGTCCACGTACTCTCTCACAGCCTCAGGGGGGATCTCCTTGGGTGCCTTGGGCTGCGGGGGTCTGTGTGGCTGCCGGCAGGGTGGCTGGGCCCTGGAGCCGGCCTTCCTGGGAATGCAGGCTGAGGCAGagcgggaaggagggaggaggtgagagggGCTCCGGCTTGCTTGTGGAGAGGGCAGGGTTTGGGGGACACTGATGTCGGTGGGGGCTGGGTCAGGGCCACCTGAAGCCACAGGCACCCTGGGACGGGGGAGCTGAGGGGAGGAGCATCTAATAGCGTCTCCTGTGAGCAACAGAGGACCCACCGATTCTCCAAGGGTCTCCCCCCGCAGCCCGCTTTCCAGGCAGAGATTTGTTGGGTCCCTTGACAGGGAGGTGGGAGAGTAGTCACCAACTTGGCCAGGTCAATATCTCACGGTGACAAAGGGCAGCTACGACCCCAGGCTCTCTGCGGCTGGTTTGGTTGAAAGACCAAGGCCCACGTGAAGGAGGAGACAGGACGTGGGGACAGCGGCCTTCCCTAGGCCCCACTGCCTTCGGCCGCCAGCTCCCTTGGGAATGTGGGTGCTGTACCTGGCTGCCGGCCCCCCTCCAGGGCTGGGGACCCCTGTGTTCCAGGCTTGGGTGGGGCTGGAGCAGATGCGCCCTGGGCCACCTTCACCCACTGCAGCTTCTGAATCTGtatctcctcctctgcctcaaaCTCCATGAACCTGGGGGTGAGGAGACCCAGGCCACACTGAGGAGGGGCCCCGCCATGCAGCCCAGAAAAGGCGGAGGCCGTGGGGGATCGGAAGAGGCAGTGCCCGGCAGCGGCAGCCATGGTTTGGCCCCCCAGGAGGCAGCAGGCTGGCCGATCCGGCCCGGCCTGGCCACAGAGGGGGTCCCACCTCCCCGGGGTCGCAGGTTCAGCCCCCATCCTGAGACCTTCACatggaggcaggggtgggtgtCGATCAGGTTGGGGTTGAAGCCTGGGCAGGTAGGTGAGGAGGACCCTGTGCTCAGCCCGGCCTCACGGGTCCCACCGGCCTGGGGCTGGGACCCTGACTCACTTTCCTGCCATCTCGTAGTAGATGACCCGGTCAAAGTTGCTTCTGCACTGCCACTCCTGCACGGCCCGCCACACTCCCTCCTCCAGCGTCATGGTGGGCTTCAGGCGGGCCAGGGACCGAAGCACTGGGCTGCAAGCCCTCGGGGTCAGGCGGCGGCTGCGGCCTGgtggcccccaccctgccccacccccgccctgtgCAGCACGTGTCCCCCCGCCCAGCGTGACTCAGTGCTGGCAGGTGACAGGCGGTGTCTGGCCGTGCAAACCAGCCCCCTCCAGGCGACCATTGGCACTGCCTCACACTGGGCAGCCCCGggccctgggctccaggctgaccaCCCACCCGCACCTGGATCAGGGAGCTCTTTCCCCCCGGACCCTGCGTTCCATAAGGACGATACTGAGCGTGCCGTGCCAGGCAGTGATCCGGTCCCCCGGTCCCCTGCGGGAAGTGCCGTCACCCCGTGTCCAGGGGGGGACCCCAGAGGACCCGCGCCGCACTGCCTTCCCAGAGCGGCACTGGCTCAcaccctcctctcctcacccTGAGGCCCCCGCCCTGGGCACACCCCAGGGTCCTGGCTGAGGGCGGCGGGGGGCAGAAGGCGCTCACatgagaaagcaggagagggctTCGGCGTCGGGGCTCTGCGGGAGGTGCCTGCGGGCCAGGACCTTGAAGCACTGCCAGCGCCGGAAGTTCTCGTACACACTCTTGGGGCTACAGGAGTCCACGGGCGAGCCCTTGGCAGGGCTGCTGGCCAGGCTGCCCTCCCTGGCAGCTGTGGGGGGCTGCGGCCCTGCAGTCCCCGGGGGCACCATGGGGGCCAGCCGGACAGCCGTGGGGGGAGCCTGAGGTCGAAGGCCTGGGCTGAAGCCTCCCTTGCCGGCCCAGGTGCCCCCGACGGCTGGGGCGGACACGGGGCTCTCCGCTGCCGACGTTGCCAGGAACAGGGGTGTGGGACATGCAGCACCCCCATAGAGGGCCCCGGGAGGACTCCAGCGAACGGGGGCCTGGGTGAGGACGACGGTCTGAGTCTGGGGGGCATCTGCGGGCCCCCACTCTGACCTGACCTGGACGATGACGTTACGGGCCCGGGTCCCACCTGGGCCATGGACGGCATCTCCTGCCACCAGCGGTGTCCTGCAGAAAGTGGGCAGCACCACGGGGCTGCCAGGCGTGAATGGCGGGGTCACGTGGGGCGGCGAGTGCTGCCCCCGGGGTGACCAGTGCGAGGCGCCAGCAGCAGGTGGGGGAAACGGCTGTGCCGTCAAAGAAGACACGGAGGCCTCCGGGTCCATGGCCACATGCGGTCCCAGCACTGGAGATGCTGTGGACAGAAGGGAAGGGCCGGATCGAGTCGGACAATCGCAGCCAGGACGCAGGATCCTGGGCCCCTTTGCTCACTAGGGAGCGGAGTGGGGAATCGCGACACGGGAGGGACGCTTACACGAAAAGGTGCGGTTTGCAAGTGTCCTGGAGTGATTTCCATGCTCTGGCCTCCAGACGACAATTACCGTCCCCGCCCTTCTCAACAAGACAGCCTGCCTGCCTGGAAGAGGCAGCCTTGGCCAGCACTGACTCTGGGAACCTCCCCAGGACCCCAGACACCATCCTCCATCCTCACGGGCTGTCCTCCTGGACGAGGGGCTGGGTGGACATCTGCCCTGTGGGGAATGCCCTCGGCCGGCTCCCAGGCGGCTTGGGTTCTGCTCCCAGGTACGTCCGAGTCACCTGAAGGGCCTTTGTGAACGGGCAGCGTCTAAACCATTtgggcccctctcctgctcagacCCCCAATGCCTGACGCTCAGTAAaactccctccctttcttcctgtccTAACATAAGAAAACAAACGCTTGTAATATCTTTCTCCATATAAGCGCGGCCTCCGAGCCCCCACGTAACCCCGTCTTAGGAACCCCCACAGCCCACACGCCGCACGGGCCAGGTCCTGCCGCCGCTCAGCAGCTCGGATCCCGGGAGAGTGTGAGGCCGGCGTCATGTTCCCTGGTTCCTGTCACTCGCAGCCCACGGTGGCTACAGAAGATTAGCAAAGGGCAATGCAGAGGGGGCAGCGGggctgttggggtggggggactctGGAGCTGGGTCACGTGGGGCTGGTCGTGGGAATGCAGGCTTCTGTGGTCTTCCCCTTCCAGCTCCAACAGTGAAGGTGAGGACACACGAGGAGCCCAGCATGAGCCCAGTGCCAGGAGGAAAAGGGGCTGGATCCCGTGCCTGTTCATGAAGAACCCATGCAGGTCCTCGTTCGGGAGGCCAAGGGACACACCTGCACATCTAACTGATCAACAGGTGTCCCACGACATGTCATACAACCTTAGAAGATGGTCCTCCCGTCCAGGCTCCCCTCCTACCCCCTGTAAGGAGGACTCAGCTTTCACAGATGCTGCTTGGGACACGCAACCACACTGCACTCTGTTCCCCATCCACGGCCCAGGGACGAGGAATACAAGCAGACTCTTCATCTCAAAGGTGGCTCCCAGGGCTGAGGGTTGGCCAGGAAACACTGGACAAGATGAAGCACGTGGAAGGACCGCACGTCCTCAAGAGGAAGAGGGACCCAGAACAGCTGAGGAACCCAAGGCCTACCTTGGTTGAGGCCACCTGATGCCCTGTCCCTGCTGAATCTACGAAAAGGGTCACCTGGGCTGGGGAGAAGTCAGCTCTGGGCTGGAAGCAGTGGAAGTCCTGGGCCGGGGGTGTTAGAGGAACTTCCAGCCCCGCTCCCGGGGAGGACATTGGCCATAAGACCGCCCCACTGAACCACGTCTGGCTCAGACCATCTCCCCCCACATCCCTATCAGGCACtacggagacccagaatctgcaGTCAAGTCCCTTGGAGGGATGGTGGGAGAGGTCCAGGTGTCTGAGGAATACCACACCCGGCTGTCCTTTCCCTGGGACCCTGCCTGTGCCACCACCACGACACGGTGCCACCTCTGCTACAAACTGTCAAAGTGGTGTGTGACTCCAGAGACACGCAGTGTGCCTGCCTCCATCCGTTCTCCACACCCAGGGCATTTCCCCTACGAGGTCTCgacctgccctcctccccagggtCCTTGGCCCTCATCCTCTTTCCCtactcaacccccacccccacccccatgtgccCCTGTCCAAGCGTCACATTTGAATCCCACGGATTTGAGGGATGGCAGGGACGCGGACACACCTGCCCAACCCACAGGCTTACCTCCTTCTGAAGCCATCCCCGCAGGCTTGGGCAGGGACCACTGAATCCTACAGCCACCACAATGAGAAACGTCGAGTCCAGGTCCCAGACAGCGACCTGCTCCAGCAGATACTCAAGAGCCAATTAAGGAGGGAAAAGTTTGAATGTAAACAGGGACAGAATGTAGGGCTCCTGACATTctgcagcgggggaggggccgagggccagggccctgggtgggggtggggagaccttCCCTGAGGGCTCTGGCAGGTAGGCAAGGACCACAAGTCCCTCTCAAGTGACACAGGGGCAACACAATTGCTGTGTGCCTTTTGAGGCAATTGATACAAGTTGTTCAGATTCCGAGCACCGAGGTGTTACTCGGTGGTCCTTCGCTTCCGTTTTCATCCATCGGCCGAGTTTGTGTCCCTCAACCCACTCTGCTTCCCACCTGGCTCTTGACTCACTTCAACCGAGGCCAGACTTTCGGAACAAGATTCAGAACATGTATTCTGATGAACACATGGGTCCTGAAGGCCACATGGAACTGAGGTTCCAAATTAGCATGGTCTCAGCAGATCCTGCGTGCTCGCTTGCACACGGGTCCTTCTGTCCTCGCCGCCCTCCGCCGCTGGAAGCTGCTCAGACTCAAGCAGGACGAGCCTTACTAATGCTCTCCTCTGCTGGCAAGCCCCAGCCTATCAGACAAAGGGCGTGCAGCCTACACATGCAGGACCAGAAATCACTACTTTTTGTTTCCCAGCATCCTGTGCTGTCATTCAACATTGACTGttaacatttttccttcttttagtggAATATCTCAAAGAATCAATAGCTTTGTGTGGTTCAATGTCAAAGGACATAAAGGAATATGCAGTGATGACTCTTCCTCCCACCTCTTACTCCTGGGCACCAAGCCCCTTTCTCGCAGGAAACCAGTGTTATCTGTGACGTTCAAATCTTCAGAGAGACGGATCATGCAACTAAAAGTACATGTgagctattttcattttcaacaaatgcttgtatttttttctctggctAAAAGTTGACACATATTCCAAAATAGGTGTGAGTGTGCCCAGTGATTGACTTTATGCTGATACTGTGGCTCCTGTCCTTATTTCTGGAGACTGGTTTCTGGGAACATGTAGTTCGACAGTCCTTTACATTTCAAGGACCCTGTGGAATAGGGTGGCTGGATTTAGCATATGAAATAATGGATGCTCCACTGAGTTAGAATTTCAGATAATAGGGATCAGCTTTTAGAATAATTGGGTCCCAtgcaatattttggatataactTTTACTGGAAATTTGTTCCCAGTTGATTTGAATTTTGCATTTAGCTGGGGTTCTGTACTTTATATGGCATCTCCACCCAAACAGTGTAATATATTCTGCCAATATTAGTCACCCTGTGAGAAAGAGAACTTGGATTAGGAGACTCAAGGGtgctactttgaaaaaaaaaagagtgctatCTTGGCTCACCCACAAAATCATTTGcctgcacatgcacgtgcacacgaacacacacacacacacacacacacacacacacacacggtgtcTATAGGCTCTTTGGGTGATATGGAATTTGGAGGCGCCAAATATACAGAATTGAGTATCTGGAATTAATGGGACTAAGGACAGAAGTAAGGGATAGGAAACCTTCCCCTCCCTAACATCCTACAGTCCTGGTTTTCCTAGGGGTTAAAATCAATCCTCACGAAATGGATGTGCACCTGCCATCTATCCACTGACGTCCAACCCCCATTCACACAACCAGCTTCCTCTAAGTTCCCATTGGCCAATGCTAGCCTGGAAGCCCCGCTCACGGGTTGTGTATTTCCTGTCTGCATGAGAGACCCTTGTTCTTTGGAATCCATGTCATCAGTGCATGTGGCCCCATCTGCACGAGAATCATGGGAGCACCTCTTTAACGTCTTGCTTGATTCTTCTTTTCATATTGCACATCAACATCAGTTTACTGGGAAGGTTCAAACTGATATGAAAGAGCATTGGGGTTTTGTGCTGTCAGAAAAGAGGACTGTTAGGAAATTGGCCAAGGGTGACAAGGGTTGAGAACCTCAGTGGTTGCCACCAATCTCTTGGGAGACCTGCTTCACCCCTGCTATCATAACAGGACAGCTCCTAGGATGGCAGGCtgttggggaaggaaaggaaggtttAGAAGGatggctccacactgaacatacACTGAAAAAGACTCCTGGTTAAGGCACTGAAACAATTCCTTGCCCCCTTGAGGAAAAGTTGACTCCAAAGGCCACCACTGTGTGGAAACTGAACAGTGGACACCCTGATGCGGAAAGGCACTGGACTTTGAGTTCAGGACCTGgagttcctcccctccccctgctccgtACTATAGTCATGTAAGAGAGTCATTTCCCAATTGCTCTCCAATCTCCACACGGTTTCTAAGTTTTCTCCCAAATCTCGCCCTGACGGGGCCCAGGGATTATTTATATTAGCACTTCTGGAGTGTAGGGCCAGCCACCCAAAGCAGGTGAGCTCCACGGTGCAGCCCTTCAGGACATTCCCCAGGCCTCTCCCACTCTGCAGTGTGGAAGGGACTCTCCATAGGCACCCATCTTTGTGTTCTCTCTGGCAGCTGCTCTGAGCACGCTTCCTGCATATGACCTGGGGAGACGAGCAGAGAGCCACTCAAGCAAATCATAGTGAACATTATTGCAAACATCCCTGCTGGgcattgaaaaataaacaacttgGAGACATTTCTCAAGACTTGAGCTTTTATCCGGGGAAGGCTAAAAAGGGTTTGAAGCAACAGCTTTGTTTTAGAGAGTTTTGAGGCAAAATATACTCAGGCACTCGTGAAAGCAGGCTCCTTCTTGTTTGCTCCCTTTGTCCAGTCAGTCAACCAATTATTGCTAAGATTCTCACTCATGGCTCAGAGGTAGGACTTGAGTGACCCTTCTCAGGGCCACTGATAAAAGATGACACTGCAGAAAACTTCTCTGGTCCCAATTCTGCAATCATTTTCGAACACTTCGAAATCTAGAGTCAAGAGTCTAGATGGCATCAAATTAGCCCAACTGTAACTTGGGAAGACTGGTCCCAGGAGGGAGTAAGAGCATTCCTTTAGACCCTGATCTCTGGCCGTTCCCGCATTAACTTCTGAGACAAACCCATCTCTGGACATGGATCACAGGCCTCAGAAGAGGGATGGCCTTCCACACGAGCAAGGACCTTAGCAGAGTGGGGGATATCATGCTTGTGTCTCTTGGAGTCTGCAGCCCGTGGACTTGGAGGTGTGCGGTGTGAGGTTTCATCGTTCTGCTGTGGCTGAGAAATAGCACGAAGGTGGCAACTGGCCACGAAGAGGTTGTGAAGGTTGAAGCTTCTCCCAAGAATATTACAAAATCTCGTCAAGAAgttgagtctttaaaaaaaaaaaaaatcagttgaaatTCTTCGCTGTtttgaaaaggagggaggggagggcaaatCGTTCCCAGCCCACCTGTGTGACTGCCTCTGTCCAGCAGGATCAAAGGCAGAGCACAAGCTTCGAAGGAGACGTCCGTGCATCACACGTACTGAGCAGCCCGCGTATCAGCAGCTACACTAAAGAACCTAACCTGGCACAGGCAGTGCGTTCGGGAAACTCTGGgagaggaggcggggagggagggggcccttGGAGTGTTCCCCAGGTCTGCATTCTCCGCCCGATCTGTTCCTTCATGGAACCTTCGGGCTCGGGCGTCCAAGGGGCACAGCACTTGTGGAAAGGCGGGGACGAGCAGAGGGACGGGCGGTCCCGGCCGAGGGCGGCCGTGGCCCCACCGGAGGCCGTGGGGCTGCAGGTGCACCTGGTCCCTAACTCGGTGGGAAGGCCGCGTCAGAGGGCGCGGAGCGCACGTGTGCGGTGTTCCAATCGCCAGCGCGGGCTTCACAGGCGCCGGCTCCAAGGCTGGACGGCCATAAAGAGTCCGCCCCGTCCGAGCTAGAGCCGCCCGAGTGGCTTCCCAGCGCGAGAGGGTCCCCTGGTGCCCTACCCCGCAGGGACCTCCAGGCGCGTCCCTGCGTGCCCTTTGCCCGCCCGCGCAGGCCCAGGGGGGCGGGGCTGCAGCGCTCCTGGGCCCGCCCCCCAGTGCCCGCCGCGTCGCGTCCGTTGAGGCGGTGCGCCTGGGAGCGCGCGCGCGTACGTGGGGGCGGGGCTCAACGGCCCTCCCGGCTGGGGGCGGTGCCCTGCCTGGCGGCCTCGTGCCACCGTGACGTCAAGTCGAGGCCAGGGTCGCGCGCCGTTAGTCGCTCAGGCATAGCCGCGGTCGCCGAGTTAAGGCCTTAGCTTGTGCGCGCGCGTGTCACGTAGCAACCGGCCGCGTGGACGCTCGGCGACCGCCGCCGCGACGGTGAGCTGACGCGCGAGTGGTTCGGGCGGTGTGCGGGTGTGGACCGCGCGGGGCTGAGACCGGTTCTTGGGAGTCGGCGTCGGCAGCGGGGTCCGGGGCGGCTGTACGTCTGGGCTCTTCGTCTCGGCGTCTCGACCCGGCGGTTCTGAAGCGGGTTCTTGGGCGTGTCGGCGTCGGCAGCGGGGTCCCGGGCGGCGGCGGGTCTGGGGTCTTCGCCTCGGCGTCTCGACCCAGTGGTTCTGAGGTGGGTTCTTGGGAGTCGGCGTCGGCAGCGGGGTCCGGGGCGGCTGTACGTCTGGGGTCTTCGTCTCGGCGTCTCGACCCGGCGGTTCTGAAGCGGGTTCTTGGGCGTGTCGGCGACGGCAGCGGGGTCCCGGGCGGCGTTGGGTCTGGGGTCTGCGCCTCGGCGTCTCGACCCAGTGGTTCTGAGGCGGGTTCTTGGGCGTGTCGGCGTCGGCAGCGGGgtcccgggcggcggcggcggcgggtcTGGGGTCTGCGCCTCGGCGGTCGTGCGTCGTGCTtcgggggcctggggggggggcggggggcgagggGCCGTCGCGGTTCCCCTCCGAGGGCGCGGGGCCGCCAGGCCAGCGGGGCGCAGGTGGGGCCGCAGGAGCTTGTCCGCTGGGAGTGTGGCACGTGTGTTGGCACGTGTGGGGTAGTGCGGTCTCGGGGCGTTGGTGATGAAGGGCCAAGCCCGTGTGTGAGCGCCGGCGGAGAGGCGTGTGTGGACGGGGAGTTGGCGGTTAGCTGTCGGGACTGTGGGGCACGTGGCACGTGCGATTGCTTCCCCCTCTGACTCGGGGGCTGGCGCGAGTCGCGGCAGATTTGGGAGGATTAGGCGCGTGTGCATAGGGGCAGGGCTTGGACCGGCTCCTGCGTGTGTTGGTTTCGGTGTGTGGCGTGCTGTGTGTCACTCGGACGGCGTCGGAGGACCACGTGGTGCATGGCTCGGTTTCTTTTCCTGATTGTCGGCAGCTGTGTATCTGTCCCTCGGCAGCTACAGGAATTATCCAAGTTGTTCGCAAGGCGTGAAGGTTTCAGGAGCGTTCCAAGGGCATTTCTTTGGATAgtggagttgtgtgtgtgtgttggtgtgtaGCGGGCAAGTCCGTGACTCGTTCCTGgcgtcgggggtgggggtggggtgtttgATGTGCCCTCGTGACGTGGGCTTGTGTGAAGTGTTGGGGTGTGCCGGAAGTGCCTTGTGCCGACTCGGGGTGGTGAGTGGTGCGCATCTGTTCCTAGTTGTGCGTTTAGTGTCAGCAGGCGGGTCGCTTGAAGGAGTCAAGCTGCGAATGCTAGGTAAAAGCCACAAAGGAagcctttccctcctttctccggGAGCATTTTCTTGAGCATTTAGGAGCACACCACCGGTctgtgtgggtggatggatgaagcAAGCATATTTGGGCatcgttgtgtgtgtgtgtgggggggggggggggtgactctGTGAATTGTGAGTGGAGCTTCCGGAGCTGTGGGCCCTTGTGTGTGTGCACCGAGCCTGGTCATCCTGAACCGTTGCGTCACTCCTAATCAGGTCGGCCCACTGGTTAGGGCCAAAGCATCCCTGTGAACATTGGTGATGTGCAGATAGGTTGGGGGTGTCTGTTAGGTGGGTGGAGACTCCTTCAGCACCTGCGGTCCTGGCATCTGGGTCTCAAGTGGGATGGCCTGGTGGGCATCGATGGCTGTCGGTGCAGAACCTTCACCAGCGTGTTGTTGGTGTGATGGGGATTCCTGGACGGGAGGTCGGAAGGTCTGCTCTCCCGGGCAAGTCAGCCGGGCAGCTACGGGCACTGCTGTCTCTTCTGGGGCATGGCTGGGAGGCAACGACACCCTCCACGTGGGTTCCAGGTGGTGACGGTCTGTAGAACCATGTATCTGCGAGAGCAGCTGCCCCAGGTGGTGGGGGATTTTGGCGGTCATGCTGCTCAGCCGTGTCACTAG includes these proteins:
- the LOC122474344 gene encoding NUT family member 2G-like; translated protein: MASEGASPVLGPHVAMDPEASVSSLTAQPFPPPAAGASHWSPRGQHSPPHVTPPFTPGSPVVLPTFCRTPLVAGDAVHGPGGTRARNVIVQVRSEWGPADAPQTQTVVLTQAPVRWSPPGALYGGAACPTPLFLATSAAESPVSAPAVGGTWAGKGGFSPGLRPQAPPTAVRLAPMVPPGTAGPQPPTAAREGSLASSPAKGSPVDSCSPKSVYENFRRWQCFKVLARRHLPQSPDAEALSCFLIPVLRSLARLKPTMTLEEGVWRAVQEWQCRSNFDRVIYYEMAGKFMEFEAEEEIQIQKLQWVKVAQGASAPAPPKPGTQGSPALEGGRQPACIPRKAGSRAQPPCRQPHRPPQPKAPKEIPPEAVREYVDIMEGLLGPACSAPGALAGEWGQDGEEPRQDEDAIYLDPGLLSYIDKLCSQEDFITKVEAVIHPRFLAELLSSEPQLDLLALAEKLEQEEGLSLAELVEKRLVALAVEDGVPTTPSHCAATLGSGPEGEARARPGVSREACPAESECQDLRRHSPAHAHPCRPRAFAASPGQQELPALRAGGLSSPPQGPGRTPPRPDPRDAPLFREAPPAREPGGPADGSSEDEEELPSLAFLLSSRHSLLPWGLSQSPAPAPGLPSPGGRGPRGAPQAPAAQRIGRSPAAPPAAKSRKRALRAGLAAAGKTPLPGASLRGSVRALAVGLLRPSLPPKRRCGSFVPGRRRKQHCSP